The following are encoded in a window of Paraburkholderia hospita genomic DNA:
- a CDS encoding enoyl-CoA hydratase/isomerase family protein, producing MTIHYSVSDHVATVSLDRPEALNALDLDSLKDLRVALAEARDDDDVRVIVLTGAGRKSFCVGADLKNTLPPSTSFSSSFVRSIDRAAAEGIYVRLMDLSSLRLFKPVIGAINGYCLGGGLELALQCDLRIASTDAVFGLPEAVVASIPAVCGIQALQKAVPSAIAMKMLLTGCKIDAAYAERIGLISDLVAPEALMDKALELARTIASNGPLAVQMIKKVAETSSNVPLAQALEFTELAWGAMRDSDDRVEGRKAFAEKRKPQFKGR from the coding sequence ATGACGATTCACTACAGCGTGTCGGATCATGTGGCGACGGTGAGCCTGGACCGTCCCGAAGCGCTCAACGCGCTCGACCTCGATAGTCTCAAGGATCTACGCGTGGCACTCGCCGAAGCGCGTGACGACGATGACGTGCGCGTGATCGTGCTCACAGGCGCGGGGCGCAAATCGTTCTGCGTCGGTGCAGACCTGAAAAATACGCTGCCGCCTTCGACGAGTTTCAGTTCGTCGTTCGTGCGTTCTATCGACCGCGCTGCGGCCGAAGGCATCTATGTGCGGCTGATGGACCTCAGTTCGCTGCGCCTCTTCAAGCCGGTTATCGGCGCGATCAACGGTTATTGCCTCGGCGGCGGACTCGAACTCGCGCTGCAATGCGACTTGCGGATCGCGTCGACGGATGCCGTGTTCGGCTTACCGGAAGCCGTCGTCGCGAGCATTCCCGCCGTGTGCGGCATTCAGGCGCTGCAAAAGGCTGTGCCTTCCGCGATCGCGATGAAGATGCTGCTGACGGGCTGCAAGATCGACGCGGCGTACGCGGAGCGGATCGGCCTCATTTCCGATCTCGTCGCACCCGAAGCATTGATGGACAAGGCGCTCGAACTCGCGCGCACGATCGCGTCGAATGGTCCGCTTGCCGTGCAGATGATCAAGAAGGTCGCGGAAACGAGCAGCAATGTGCCGCTTGCGCAAGCGCTCGAATTTACTGAACTGGCGTGGGGCGCGATGCGCGATTCCGACGACCGCGTGGAAGGGCGCAAGGCGTTCGCCGAAAAGCGCAAGCCGCAGTTCAAGGGCCGCTAG
- a CDS encoding SDR family oxidoreductase translates to MNASPHNPAAEVAIVTGGAKGIGFGIAAALARNGRRIALFDLDRAALDHAASTLSAAGADVIALPVDVTNSASVNEAVEAVVERFGQIDVLVNNAGIVRDKRITKMSDDDWDAVIGVNLKSQFLCCRAVLAHMSAARYGRIVNISSRAWLGGVGQSNYSAAKGGVVSLTRSLALEWASAGITVNAIAPGIVDTPLFQTFDADLQERLKKSVPVQRIGTPDDIAQAVLFFAQREASYITGQTLYVCGGRSLSSPSV, encoded by the coding sequence ATGAACGCATCACCTCACAACCCGGCCGCCGAGGTCGCCATCGTCACGGGCGGCGCGAAGGGTATCGGTTTCGGCATCGCGGCTGCGCTCGCTCGCAACGGCAGGCGCATCGCGCTGTTCGATCTCGACCGCGCGGCGCTCGATCACGCCGCCAGCACGCTGTCCGCTGCGGGCGCCGACGTGATCGCGCTGCCCGTCGATGTGACGAATAGCGCATCCGTCAACGAGGCGGTCGAAGCTGTCGTCGAACGCTTTGGCCAGATCGACGTGCTGGTGAACAACGCGGGCATCGTGCGCGACAAACGCATCACGAAGATGAGCGACGACGACTGGGACGCTGTGATCGGCGTGAACCTGAAGTCGCAGTTTCTGTGTTGCCGCGCCGTGCTCGCACACATGAGCGCCGCGCGCTATGGGCGCATCGTGAACATTTCGTCGCGCGCGTGGCTGGGCGGTGTCGGACAGTCGAACTATTCGGCCGCGAAGGGCGGCGTGGTGAGCCTCACGCGCAGTCTCGCGCTCGAATGGGCGAGCGCCGGCATCACGGTCAACGCGATTGCGCCGGGCATCGTCGATACGCCGCTGTTTCAGACCTTCGATGCGGACCTTCAGGAGCGGCTGAAGAAATCGGTGCCCGTGCAGCGCATCGGCACGCCCGACGACATCGCGCAGGCTGTCTTGTTCTTCGCGCAGCGCGAAGCGTCGTACATCACGGGGCAGACGCTCTATGTATGCGGCGGCCGTTCGCTGTCGTCGCCGAGCGTTTGA
- a CDS encoding LysR substrate-binding domain-containing protein, protein MRTLPSLNALRAFEVCGRLLSVQLAANELNVTPAAVSRQIKLLEDQLGVLLFERGHRAIALTPMGERYLADIVRGFETLRTATINLTEARRRRTLKIRGYTTFSMNWLLPRLSTFHREHPDIEVSLTTSLQPVDFNTEDVDAAIRLSHAPSSDVGFDRLVPNELVPVCSPEFLSAHPELTDATPEALRNVPLLHSLARREDWAKWLDAAGVRGVNPLSGLSYESSILAYFAATQGVGIAMAQRVLVADQLRDGTLVMPFSFVLDLGAFTYYLIYPREHLSNAEFVAFRNWLLSIGEASAV, encoded by the coding sequence ATGCGAACCCTTCCGTCACTCAACGCGCTGCGCGCCTTCGAGGTCTGCGGCCGCCTGCTGAGCGTGCAGCTCGCCGCAAACGAGCTCAACGTCACGCCCGCTGCCGTCAGCCGGCAGATCAAGCTGCTCGAAGACCAGCTCGGCGTGCTGCTGTTCGAGCGCGGTCATCGCGCGATCGCACTGACGCCGATGGGAGAGCGCTACCTCGCCGACATCGTGCGTGGCTTCGAAACGCTGCGCACCGCGACGATCAATCTCACGGAAGCGCGTCGCCGCCGCACGCTGAAGATTCGCGGCTACACGACGTTCTCGATGAACTGGCTGCTGCCTCGTCTGTCGACGTTTCATCGCGAGCATCCCGATATCGAGGTCAGTCTCACCACCTCGTTGCAACCCGTCGACTTCAACACCGAAGACGTCGATGCGGCGATCCGCCTCTCGCATGCGCCATCGTCGGATGTCGGTTTCGACAGGCTCGTGCCGAACGAGCTGGTGCCCGTGTGCAGCCCCGAGTTTCTGAGCGCGCATCCCGAACTCACCGACGCGACGCCCGAAGCACTGCGCAACGTGCCGCTTCTGCATTCGCTGGCGCGCCGCGAAGACTGGGCCAAATGGCTCGACGCGGCGGGCGTGCGTGGCGTCAATCCGTTAAGCGGCCTCAGCTACGAAAGCTCGATCCTCGCGTACTTCGCGGCGACGCAAGGCGTCGGCATTGCGATGGCGCAGCGCGTGCTCGTCGCAGACCAACTCCGCGACGGTACGCTCGTGATGCCCTTTTCGTTCGTGCTCGATCTGGGCGCGTTCACGTACTACCTGATCTATCCGCGCGAGCATCTGTCGAACGCCGAGTTCGTCGCGTTCCGCAACTGGCTTCTGTCGATTGGCGAAGCGTCCGCCGTCTAG